One Campylobacter sp. RM16192 genomic region harbors:
- a CDS encoding TPM domain-containing protein: MKKILSVLLLFAAIFAAELNFPPLTGRVVDEANILSQGAKENLTKILANHESNTTNQVVVVTLNSLQGRSLEEYSLELGRYWAIGQKDKDNGVLLVIAPNEKEIRIEVGYGLEASLTDAITHEIIQRVILPKFKDGNFEQGILDGVTKIIDFIDDDSSNDYVTDPIEDMFYTLSSSVVGGSLILVFLSGLFKHRIVSDIATSLLASGLLGFFVGVLAIAFTGSAVMATVVATVVAIVVFVFAFNSIRKMPRGLLKSSGFSGGSSSGGFSGGSRGGGFSGGGGSFGGGGASGRW, translated from the coding sequence ATGAAAAAGATCTTGTCGGTTTTGCTTCTTTTTGCGGCTATTTTTGCTGCAGAGTTAAATTTCCCACCCCTCACCGGCAGAGTAGTAGATGAAGCAAATATACTAAGCCAAGGAGCAAAAGAAAATTTAACTAAAATTCTTGCAAACCATGAATCAAATACTACAAATCAGGTTGTTGTAGTTACTTTAAATTCTCTTCAAGGAAGAAGTCTAGAAGAGTACTCTCTTGAACTTGGTAGATACTGGGCTATAGGACAAAAAGATAAAGATAACGGAGTATTATTAGTAATAGCTCCAAATGAAAAAGAAATTCGTATAGAAGTCGGATATGGTTTAGAAGCATCATTAACAGATGCTATAACCCATGAGATAATACAAAGAGTAATACTTCCTAAATTTAAAGATGGTAATTTCGAACAAGGCATCTTAGATGGAGTAACTAAGATAATAGACTTCATAGATGATGATAGCAGTAATGATTATGTGACGGATCCGATCGAGGATATGTTCTACACGCTTTCATCGAGTGTTGTAGGAGGTTCGCTTATCTTGGTTTTTCTTAGCGGACTATTTAAACATAGGATAGTAAGCGATATAGCTACCTCTCTTCTAGCGTCTGGCTTGCTTGGATTTTTTGTCGGAGTTTTGGCTATCGCATTTACAGGCTCAGCTGTGATGGCGACAGTGGTGGCTACAGTTGTTGCAATCGTAGTTTTTGTATTTGCCTTTAACAGCATAAGAAAGATGCCAAGAGGACTTTTGAAAAGCAGCGGATTTAGTGGAGGTAGCAGTAGTGGAGGCTTTAGCGGTGGAAGTAGAGGAGGCGGCTTTAGCGGCGGTGGCGGAAGTTTCGGCGGTGGCGGAGCCAGCGGAAGATGGTAA
- a CDS encoding TPM domain-containing protein, with amino-acid sequence MRKILFILLAFISLFSAEISLPEFTGRVVDEANILTKSAKDSLIATLEAHEKATTNQIVVVTLKSLQNRSIENYSLALARKWAIGQKDKDNGVLLVVVPSEREVRIEVGYGLEGVLTDAASKSIIEKVMVPKFKSGDFEEGVLEGVARILDFTDEDASNNVVKEQVFVDNVLLVIAFLIASCSVFIFIGRLSGRRVISDIGSSIVGSIIVGGFVGAIISAPIDPIIYKTLAILLSIVVAFPYVLKEIMRTPDEKLIYGWKEGVDSYKYFVESEGGSGSGTRGGGGSFGGGGASGKW; translated from the coding sequence ATGAGAAAGATACTGTTTATTTTACTAGCTTTTATATCACTCTTTTCGGCTGAAATTTCACTTCCCGAGTTTACAGGCAGGGTTGTGGATGAAGCAAATATACTAACTAAAAGCGCAAAAGATAGCTTAATTGCGACACTTGAAGCTCATGAAAAAGCAACTACTAATCAAATCGTAGTCGTAACCTTAAAATCGCTTCAAAACCGCTCCATAGAAAACTACTCTTTAGCGCTTGCAAGAAAATGGGCCATAGGACAAAAAGATAAAGATAACGGTGTTTTGTTAGTAGTAGTTCCAAGTGAAAGAGAAGTGCGCATAGAAGTTGGATACGGGCTTGAGGGAGTTTTAACAGATGCTGCAAGCAAGAGCATAATCGAAAAAGTAATGGTGCCTAAATTTAAAAGCGGTGATTTTGAAGAAGGAGTTTTAGAAGGGGTTGCTAGAATTTTAGACTTTACGGATGAAGATGCAAGCAACAATGTGGTAAAAGAGCAGGTATTTGTCGATAATGTTTTGCTGGTTATTGCCTTTTTGATAGCGTCTTGCTCTGTTTTTATATTTATAGGTAGGCTAAGCGGACGCAGGGTGATAAGCGATATAGGTTCTAGTATCGTTGGTTCGATCATAGTAGGAGGCTTTGTCGGAGCTATTATCAGCGCGCCAATAGATCCTATAATATATAAAACATTAGCCATTTTATTAAGTATAGTAGTTGCTTTTCCTTATGTGCTAAAAGAGATTATGCGCACACCTGATGAAAAATTAATATATGGCTGGAAAGAAGGGGTTGATAGCTATAAATATTTCGTTGAAAGCGAAGGTGGCAGCGGCAGCGGCACTAGAGGCGGCGGCGGAAGCTTTGGCGGTGGCGGAGCCAGCGGCAAGTGGTAG
- a CDS encoding TPM domain-containing protein encodes MDESGLINEVAKSDLSRRIKEHEVKYSNKLIVVTVKLKKEEYITTYAQNLAKHWNIDDKTAILVVSYDSRDYLNSKAIIVTNGDWLKGDSIASEIIEARLRQGNIDGAFKLGVIKTLEFMDDDKSNDYINHPYEDATIAILAISVFGGLLLWIVSHKFNLFFLIQVGMSSVLSGMLTVFLMKALPYGMPSFLFFGIVFVFTLLTMRIDMREDGSKYVDLGFLNPLFGIKKAKKA; translated from the coding sequence ATGGATGAGTCAGGTCTGATAAATGAAGTTGCGAAGAGCGATCTTAGCAGGAGGATAAAGGAGCATGAGGTCAAATATAGTAACAAACTTATCGTAGTTACGGTAAAACTAAAAAAAGAAGAGTACATCACTACTTACGCTCAAAATCTTGCAAAACACTGGAATATAGACGATAAGACAGCTATTTTAGTTGTATCTTACGACTCGCGAGACTATCTAAATTCAAAAGCTATTATCGTTACAAACGGCGACTGGCTTAAGGGTGATTCGATAGCATCTGAGATTATAGAGGCTAGACTACGACAAGGAAATATAGACGGCGCTTTCAAGCTGGGTGTTATCAAGACTTTGGAATTTATGGATGACGATAAGAGCAATGACTACATCAACCATCCTTATGAAGATGCCACTATAGCCATACTTGCGATATCGGTATTTGGGGGGCTTCTTTTGTGGATTGTGAGTCATAAGTTTAATCTGTTTTTTTTGATTCAAGTCGGTATGTCTTCTGTGCTCTCAGGCATGCTAACTGTGTTTTTAATGAAAGCCTTGCCTTATGGCATGCCTTCTTTTCTATTTTTTGGCATTGTCTTTGTATTTACACTTTTAACTATGCGTATAGATATGAGGGAAGATGGCAGCAAGTATGTGGATTTGGGCTTTTTAAACCCTTTGTTTGGTATCAAAAAAGCAAAAAAGGCTTAA
- a CDS encoding TPM domain-containing protein, whose product MKKILLILFTFLSLFAGEISFPPLTGRVVDEANILSQGAKENLTKILANHESNTTNQVVVVTLNSLQGRSLEEYSLELGRYWAIGQKDKDNGVLLVIAPNEKEIRIEVGYGLEASLTDAITHEIIQRVILPKFKDGNFEQGILDGVTKIIDFIDDDSSNDYVTDPKIDTFFSFTTVMIVGGFALLFIGAIFKFKFLKDIGLTSFMSAFASVFSSSFLDMFLKTDTALVSFALLGAFFILIYPMVQKMNSSINRKSKSRGSRVYSSDDSGGSSGSSGSGSFSGGGGSFGGGGASGRW is encoded by the coding sequence ATGAAGAAAATTTTACTTATTTTATTTACTTTTTTATCTTTGTTTGCAGGTGAAATTTCATTCCCACCCCTCACCGGCAGAGTAGTAGATGAAGCAAATATACTAAGCCAAGGAGCAAAAGAAAATTTAACTAAAATTCTTGCAAACCATGAATCAAATACTACAAATCAGGTTGTTGTAGTTACTTTAAATTCTCTTCAAGGAAGAAGTCTAGAAGAGTACTCTCTTGAACTTGGTAGATACTGGGCTATAGGACAAAAAGATAAAGATAACGGAGTATTATTAGTAATAGCTCCAAATGAAAAAGAAATTCGTATAGAAGTCGGATATGGTTTAGAAGCATCATTAACAGATGCTATAACCCATGAGATAATACAAAGAGTAATACTTCCTAAATTTAAAGATGGTAATTTCGAACAAGGCATCTTAGATGGAGTAACTAAGATAATAGACTTCATAGATGATGATAGCAGTAATGATTATGTGACGGATCCTAAGATAGATACGTTTTTTAGTTTTACTACCGTTATGATAGTTGGTGGATTTGCTTTACTTTTCATAGGGGCAATTTTTAAATTTAAGTTTTTAAAAGACATTGGTTTAACATCTTTTATGTCGGCATTTGCTAGTGTGTTTTCATCTTCTTTTCTGGATATGTTTTTAAAGACTGATACGGCTTTAGTCTCTTTTGCTCTGCTTGGAGCGTTTTTTATATTGATTTATCCTATGGTTCAAAAGATGAATAGCTCTATAAATAGAAAATCTAAAAGTAGAGGTAGCAGAGTATATAGTAGTGATGATAGTGGCGGCTCAAGCGGTTCTTCTGGCAGCGGTAGCTTTAGCGGAGGAGGGGGAAGCTTTGGCGGTGGTGGAGCTAGTGGCAGGTGGTAA
- a CDS encoding PAS domain-containing protein — protein MQEEKQYFVKENDFIVSKTDTKGKITYCNEPFLEIIGAKASDLLGKPHNIIRHPDMPRIVFKLLWDRIKSKKEIFAFVKNRSFKGGYYWVFANVTASLDERGEIVGYHSVRRRPNMDGVKFIEGVYKKLLEAEKIGGMEASGKLLEKILKESNMEYDELVHKLQRG, from the coding sequence ATGCAAGAAGAGAAGCAGTATTTTGTAAAAGAAAATGATTTTATAGTTTCTAAAACTGATACAAAAGGAAAAATAACATATTGCAATGAGCCTTTTTTGGAAATCATTGGGGCTAAGGCGAGTGATCTTTTAGGAAAGCCTCATAATATCATAAGGCATCCGGATATGCCTCGTATTGTTTTTAAGCTCTTGTGGGATAGGATTAAATCAAAGAAAGAGATTTTTGCATTTGTTAAAAACAGAAGCTTTAAGGGCGGATATTATTGGGTTTTTGCAAATGTAACCGCATCCTTGGATGAAAGAGGCGAAATAGTGGGATATCACTCTGTTAGACGAAGACCCAATATGGATGGCGTAAAATTCATAGAAGGTGTATACAAAAAGCTCTTAGAAGCTGAAAAAATAGGTGGTATGGAAGCTTCCGGTAAATTGTTAGAGAAAATTTTAAAAGAATCTAATATGGAGTATGACGAATTGGTGCATAAGCTCCAAAGAGGATAG
- a CDS encoding imidazole glycerol phosphate synthase produces the protein MDYPSILKNINDIKSELALLLNIEIAKEATQMSIAEFSALVDSIKVHDILENKDSMYFANVFDNDEYYYNISLYLNQIIRKISIKTEKKGVSLEVSSKLQEASKNIKKIVDLFVLEYGNLLKADSKRWIQRNVKEMKIIKNILKDLVEFQKKIDETLKIRANIISNVILSEFKVLYKFFLYSIKIAKKRHDQLLLVEIAGMADRIISMINPIFSDKSLKTEELIYHYLAYELKELKVNSIGEKLS, from the coding sequence ATGGATTATCCTTCAATATTAAAAAACATCAATGATATAAAGTCTGAACTTGCATTACTCTTAAATATAGAGATTGCAAAAGAGGCTACTCAAATGAGTATTGCCGAATTTAGTGCTTTGGTTGACTCCATTAAAGTGCATGATATTTTAGAGAACAAAGATAGCATGTATTTTGCAAATGTTTTTGATAATGATGAATACTATTATAATATTAGCCTATATCTTAATCAGATTATTAGGAAAATTTCAATCAAGACTGAAAAAAAAGGAGTTAGCCTTGAAGTTAGCAGTAAGCTTCAAGAGGCTTCCAAAAATATAAAAAAAATTGTCGATCTTTTTGTTTTGGAATATGGAAATTTACTTAAAGCGGACTCTAAAAGATGGATACAAAGAAATGTTAAAGAGATGAAAATCATAAAAAATATACTTAAAGACCTAGTCGAATTCCAAAAAAAAATAGATGAAACACTAAAAATAAGAGCCAATATCATATCAAATGTAATTTTGAGCGAGTTTAAAGTTTTATATAAATTTTTTCTATATAGTATCAAAATAGCCAAAAAACGACACGACCAGCTTCTTTTAGTCGAGATTGCAGGAATGGCAGATAGGATAATATCAATGATAAATCCAATATTTAGTGATAAAAGCTTAAAAACCGAAGAGCTTATATATCACTATTTGGCATATGAACTAAAAGAGCTTAAAGTAAATTCTATCGGAGAAAAGCTATCCTAG
- the murG gene encoding undecaprenyldiphospho-muramoylpentapeptide beta-N-acetylglucosaminyltransferase — MIVICGGGTGGHLAIAKTLNEEIASRDIKTVFIGSTNGQDMQWFENDQNFNSKFFLPSQGVVNKKGFNKLISLFNIVKLAFKCRQIFKDNKVKAAISVGGYSAAPAAFAAIISNIPLFIHEQNSIVGNLNKILKPFAKEFFSSYDEPKFDYPVADKFFDTSRERKELRTIIFLGGSQGASAINSLALNLATILKEKNIKIIHQCGKNSLDNLREEYKKLGFTDKTLELFDFSKEIELKMKKADLAISRAGASTLWELCANNLPTIFIPYPHAANNHQVHNAKFLVDQNLAKFCFQKDNKIDQNEILKLIESINLEEISLNLKHQINKNGARNIVNEILSRIAFLR; from the coding sequence ATGATAGTAATATGCGGTGGTGGCACAGGAGGACATCTGGCTATCGCAAAAACCCTCAATGAAGAGATTGCAAGTCGTGATATAAAAACCGTCTTCATAGGCTCAACCAACGGGCAAGATATGCAGTGGTTTGAAAATGATCAAAATTTCAACTCTAAATTTTTCTTGCCTAGCCAAGGAGTAGTAAATAAAAAAGGCTTTAATAAGCTTATTTCACTTTTTAATATCGTAAAACTAGCTTTTAAATGCAGGCAAATTTTTAAGGATAATAAAGTAAAGGCCGCAATAAGCGTAGGTGGTTACAGTGCAGCGCCTGCGGCATTTGCAGCCATTATATCAAATATACCGCTTTTTATACACGAACAAAACTCCATAGTCGGAAATTTAAATAAAATTTTAAAACCATTCGCAAAAGAGTTTTTTAGCTCATACGATGAGCCTAAATTTGACTATCCTGTAGCGGATAAATTTTTTGACACCTCGCGAGAGAGAAAAGAGCTAAGAACTATAATATTTCTAGGAGGCTCTCAGGGCGCATCGGCTATAAATTCACTTGCTTTAAATCTAGCTACGATATTAAAAGAAAAAAATATAAAAATAATTCATCAATGCGGTAAAAATTCGCTTGATAACTTACGAGAAGAGTATAAAAAGCTTGGATTTACAGATAAAACTTTAGAACTTTTTGACTTCAGTAAAGAGATAGAGCTAAAAATGAAAAAGGCCGATTTAGCCATAAGCAGAGCTGGAGCTAGCACACTATGGGAGCTTTGTGCAAACAATCTACCAACTATATTTATACCATACCCTCATGCAGCAAATAATCACCAAGTGCATAATGCAAAATTTTTAGTAGACCAAAATTTAGCTAAATTTTGCTTTCAAAAAGACAACAAAATAGACCAAAATGAGATTTTAAAACTAATAGAATCTATAAATTTAGAAGAAATTTCACTAAATTTAAAACATCAAATAAATAAAAATGGCGCAAGAAATATCGTGAATGAAATCCTATCTAGGATAGCTTTTCTCCGATAG
- a CDS encoding peptidoglycan glycosyltransferase FtsW — MQVDKWVFYACVALITIGIIFSLSLPVFTVLFFNYEPYHFFYRQLAVGVLGIFIMWGLSQLNPDKSLVLIGFGLFILCALAMGVMHALPSSMVTDAGGAKRWIRLPGFSLAPVEFFKIGFVYFLAWSFARKIDDSKKSLKEEFNLILPYLFLFLIVVYLIAVLQNDLGQVIVLALTLVMMALFAGTSLRLFGIGLFGAGMLATIAIVTSEHRILRIKSWWGTIQNIVLSILPENMANALRVADVPEPYQISHSLNAIKHGGFFGEGLGAGVFKLGFLSEVHTDFVLAGIAEEIGVLGIFGITSIIVFLLYRIFKISSRSENKVYHLFSLGIGLLISFSFLMNSYGITSITPIKGIAVPFLSYGGSSILALCVGIGMVLMISKKASSK; from the coding sequence TTGCAAGTAGATAAGTGGGTATTTTACGCTTGCGTAGCACTGATAACTATAGGTATTATTTTTTCACTCTCTTTACCTGTTTTTACCGTACTTTTTTTCAACTACGAGCCTTATCATTTCTTTTATAGGCAACTAGCAGTCGGCGTTTTAGGCATATTTATCATGTGGGGTCTATCACAGCTGAATCCAGATAAATCGCTAGTGTTGATAGGCTTTGGATTATTTATCCTATGCGCTCTTGCTATGGGTGTTATGCATGCACTTCCAAGCTCTATGGTTACGGATGCGGGAGGCGCAAAAAGATGGATTAGACTACCTGGATTTTCACTCGCTCCGGTTGAGTTTTTTAAAATAGGCTTTGTCTATTTTCTTGCATGGAGCTTTGCAAGAAAGATTGATGATAGCAAAAAGAGCTTAAAGGAAGAATTTAACCTAATACTTCCGTATTTATTTTTATTTTTGATAGTTGTTTATCTAATAGCAGTCCTTCAAAACGATCTTGGTCAGGTTATAGTTTTGGCTCTTACTCTTGTAATGATGGCTCTTTTTGCAGGAACTAGCCTTAGGCTTTTTGGGATAGGGCTTTTTGGAGCGGGCATGCTTGCCACAATCGCAATAGTAACATCAGAGCATAGAATTTTACGTATTAAATCATGGTGGGGAACTATACAAAATATAGTGCTTTCAATACTGCCTGAAAATATGGCAAACGCCTTAAGAGTAGCAGATGTGCCTGAGCCATATCAAATTTCGCACTCGCTAAACGCGATAAAGCACGGCGGATTTTTCGGAGAAGGGCTTGGCGCAGGAGTATTTAAACTAGGCTTTTTAAGCGAGGTTCATACCGACTTCGTATTAGCGGGTATAGCTGAAGAGATTGGTGTATTAGGAATATTTGGTATCACTTCAATAATTGTATTTTTACTATATAGAATATTTAAAATTTCATCAAGGAGCGAAAATAAGGTCTATCATCTATTTTCACTAGGCATAGGGCTTTTGATATCATTTTCTTTTCTTATGAACTCTTACGGAATTACTTCCATAACTCCTATCAAAGGTATAGCGGTACCATTTCTAAGCTATGGAGGAAGTTCTATTTTGGCACTTTGCGTAGGAATAGGAATGGTTTTAATGATCAGTAAAAAGGCATCAAGCAAATGA